In Candidatus Manganitrophus noduliformans, the genomic stretch AGTATCTCTTCGATGACCTGCAGTATAACGGCACGTTCGCGTTTGTCAGAAAGGATTCGGAGGGAAGAATCGTCAGGGTTCATACCGAACAGAGTCGAATGTTATCAGTGTCGGGAAAAACGATCTCTCCTGAAGATCATCAGAGGTGATCGGTGATTCGGAATAAAGACATTCCACATGATGTAGCGCTCCCTCAATTGGCGGATGTGTTGAATCGGCCAAAGATGAAGAGGTTATTTCAGGATGAATTTTTCCCGGAAGGACGGTTGCAGATTCAAGCGTGTTCGATCGAACGGGTGAAGTACAAACCGGGAAAGAATTGCCTGGTTTGTTATCGATTGGAGATACGGGACCGGATGACACAACAAGTTTTCACACAGCGGCTTTCGACCCGAATTTTCGAAAAGGGGGGGGCGATCTCCCGGTTCAAAAAAGCGCAATTACAAATCGGGGTCATGCCGGTTCTCGGAAGGGGGGTGAGTCACCTTCCCGCGCTCGATATGGTGGTCTGGGTCTTTCCCAACGACCGTAAACTTCAAGGGCTGCCGAAGATCACCGATTCGATTTATTTGAAAGAGAAGCTGCTTCCGGACCTGATGCGCTCGGCGCTCGGACCGGAGTGGATCATTTCCGAATTGTCGAATGAAGTGGTCCATTATGTTCCGGAACACACCTGCACCGTCCGGGTTTCCCTTCGTCTGAAGAATTCCGAATCGAACAGAACGAAAGTGATGACCCTCTATGGAAAGACCTACTACAACGAAGAGGGGAGAGAAGCCCATCGGATGATGGCGCAGTTGTGGGACTCCGAGAGACGGCGGGCCGGAGACTTAAAAATACCAAAACCGCTCGGCTATGACCCGGAGACAAAGAGCCTCTGGCAAATCGGCTTGCCGGGCGGAACCCTTCTCGATCAGGAGATGACCGCTCCTTGTTTTCCGGCGCTTTTAGAGGGGGCAGCCGCGGCGGTGGCGACCCTGCA encodes the following:
- a CDS encoding aminoglycoside phosphotransferase family protein; translated protein: MKRLFQDEFFPEGRLQIQACSIERVKYKPGKNCLVCYRLEIRDRMTQQVFTQRLSTRIFEKGGAISRFKKAQLQIGVMPVLGRGVSHLPALDMVVWVFPNDRKLQGLPKITDSIYLKEKLLPDLMRSALGPEWIISELSNEVVHYVPEHTCTVRVSLRLKNSESNRTKVMTLYGKTYYNEEGREAHRMMAQLWDSERRRAGDLKIPKPLGYDPETKSLWQIGLPGGTLLDQEMTAPCFPALLEGAAAAVATLHRSGLSCSRSVDLSDWVVKLEEMRRVLPTAWPSCREMLAPLVDRLVLQSKQFKTHPVVTLHGDLHFKNFLVDGEKVSLIDLDNLCHGAPLQDIGSFLAGLFYRGILTQAPVERIEKIGDLFVRHYEKRVPWTVSRSELGWHTAAALINERAFRCLTRLKPGRREILDRLIRLADRISFESRENGNLVQV